DNA from Oikeobacillus pervagus:
TATGGTGTCAAATGATCCATTCAATAGGAAAGAAGATGCCCAACCCAGTATCCAATATAAGCGAGAAGTAGACCACATCCATAGGTGATCATGGTATAAAGAAAAAATGTCTTTTTCTTTTCGTTCTTATGTAATCTTGTCATTTCTAATTTTAAAGTGGAAAAGGTCGTAAATGCGCCTAGAAATCCTATACCAAATATAAGAAACGTTATC
Protein-coding regions in this window:
- the crcB gene encoding fluoride efflux transporter CrcB; protein product: MTFLQILLVGIGGFLGAVARYSISLQLSSRSSFKIPMGTLTVNLVGAFLLGIITGVHVNRITFLIFGIGFLGAFTTFSTLKLEMTRLHKNEKKKTFFLYTMITYGCGLLLAYIGYWVGHLLSY